Below is a window of Pleurodeles waltl isolate 20211129_DDA chromosome 4_1, aPleWal1.hap1.20221129, whole genome shotgun sequence DNA.
ccttcatcagccaggctagtttgaatccagtggcacagtgagcaagggacccacgtctgggcataaccttcccacttagggcaactttagcaacacaaaaggatgatggacagagtgctgaacaatgcaaacactcacccccagtcacagatctgggtttaatccatcattcttttactcaccatgctaccccaggttggatccagccatatgcaaatcagtcttgacccggttcctcatgggaaatgtccagcccgaactgccaagccaggtcctcactggaccggaaacaagcatcctgggaccggtttcagggtttcacccttcatcagccaggctagcctggcTAATAGTAACTTAATAGTAGCTTGAAGTgacttttaaattttttgttaCGACCGGGGCTTTACAATTCTGGCCATGCCGGTATAAAACCGTCCAGGAGGCAACGCCACTGACCACCTCCTTCCAAACTATATATgacttacaaaacaaaaaaatgcaattggTTTTAGTAACAATAAATTCACAAGACAGAGCAATCAGGTTTGACCCACCTAGAGATTTCTCACTCAGTAGATGGTATCATGAAAAGTAGTAAGTGATGCTAGGTCTGAAGGACTGAAGGGTTACTTCACCACTTGAGAATGTTGGACTCCTTCAAATAGGCTCCTATTAGGGTTACCACCTTTTCCAGAGAAAAATACTGGCAATGTGTTCATATTTCAAGATATTACAAAGGCCTAAACAGGATACTTAAACTAGACTTTTCATGAAATTGTCTATGTTCACTTTTAACATGGCTTTACTGCTTTGTGTACTTTAAATATCAGTCTTGGATCATTAGGGCAGCTATATTAAGTGCGACTGAAAAGAGGAAAAGTGCTAGTTTTAGGTGACTTTTTCTACTTTTTTAGTGGCTGGGATATTAACATGCCTGTAAAGAACTAGCCAGGTGGTAACCCTAGCTCCTATGTCATAAAACACTGTCCGTCTAATCAGTCTTTGTATTTGTAGTGCAcagaagaaccaggtcttgagtctcttcctgatgtCCGCCAGTGAGGGTAATGTtcggagggggaggggtaggtcGTTCCATGCTTTGGAGATGATGTAGGTGAAGGAGTGGCCACCATTACGGTTGTGCTGGATTCTGGGTGTGTGCGCAAGAGCCAGCGGGGAGGCGCGCAGGTGTCTGGCGGGCTGACGGAGGCTTattcagtggttgatgtaggctggtccttgatcacatagagctttgtaggcatgcggGAAGAGCTGGAACTGGCATCTCTTATGGACAGGGAACCAAtgaaggtttctgaggtgggggtgatgtaggtgtgtttgGGGAGGTGAAGGACAAGGCTGGCTTCCGCATTCCGTATGGTCTAGAGTCTCTTGAGGAGCTGAGAAGAGTTGCTggagtagagtgcgttgccgtagtcaaggtggctggtgacgatggcctgggtgacagttttcctggtgttgactgtGACCcacctgaagattctgcagagcatgaagagggtgttgaagcaggaggaggcaaatgTGTTGACTTTGTGCTTCATGGTGAGCTctctgttgaggatgatgctgaggttgcatgcgtggtctgtaggCATAAGAGTTGGTCCGAGTTTGGCTGCCCACCAGCTATCGTCCCATAAGGATGTGTTTCTCCCGAAGTTTAGCACTTCTGTTTTGGTGCAGTTGAGTTTGAGGCTGTTAGttttcatccagtcagctacgttggtcatggtgttgcagacGTTTGTCCTGGTGGTGGAGGGCTCTTCTGTGAGTAAGAGGATGCAGTGGGAATCATCTGCGTAGAAGAGGATGTTGAGTCCGTAGGATGTGACGATGTCAGCCAGGAGGGTCACATAGGTATTGAACAAAATGGGGCAGAGGGATGATCCTGCATATGATGTTCTTGTGTGTGAAGGTGAAGGAAGTCAGCTGGACATACTGGGTACATCCTGTTAGGAAGGAGGTGACCCATTTGAGAGTGTCTTCCTGTATGCTGATGCTGTGGATTCTGTTGATAAAGGTGTGGTGGGAGaaagtgtcaaatgcagctgatagGTTGAGAAGGATCAGGGCAGTGGTTTCCCAGTGATCAAGGAGTTTTCTGAATTCATCCATGCCAGCGATaagtgtggtgttggtgctgtggttggtgtggaatCCTGATTGGATAATGTTGAGTAGTTTGCCTTCTTCCGGGTAGCTGGTTAGCTGTTGACTGAAGCCCTTATTGAGTACTATGGCAGGGTAGGGAAGCAGAGAGATAGGTTGGTAATGTTTGAGTTCTCTAGGGTTggaggagggtttctttaggaggattCTGATTTCCAAGTGCTTCCGTTTGTCTGTAAAAACAGccgaggtgatggaggtgttgaggatgatgGGAAGTTCCATGCTGATATGATTGGTTCTGAGTTTAAACAGGTGGTGGGGGCATAGGTCAGTGGGTAGATGACATGATGGCcaaggtggattgtgtggtgagcgGTGTCCATGTGGTGATTATTCTGTTGGTGTGCCATAGGGGGTTGAGAGAAGGAGGGCTGAGAGATTGTGGAATGGGAGTTGAAGTTGTAGAtggtgacaatcttgctgtgaaagtagtctgagagggtgttgtagagttcttgggaagggtggacagAGTTCTCTGTGGCTGTCAGGTTGGAGTACTGTTTGACTATTCTGAATAGTTCTTTCATAAGGTTGGCTGCTAGGGAAATGTGGGCCATGATGGGTGCTCTCTTAGCTTCCTTGATTTGCCAGTGGTAGCTGCTGAGGACTGCTATGTAGGTTGCTCTGTCGGAGGGGTTCCTGGTGGATTGCcattgtttctcaagtctgtagcagCTGCACTTTGTGGCTCTGAGCCGCAGGATGTACTGGCTGGCTTGTCCTTAGGTTTTATTGGTTCTGGCACGTTTCAGCGGGGCGACTGTCGGAGCATTCGGTGATCCAGGTGGAAAAATTCAGGATGGCCTGGTCAAGGTTGCATGATACCTTGAGTTTGAAATTGTCAAGGACCTGCATCCACTGTTTTTCTGTCACTTTGCCCCAGCTGCTGCAGTTGCATCCGTGGTGCTTGGGGGTGGTGTCTTGAATGCCGGCGATAGTGAAGTAGACAGTGCTGTGGTcagaccaggtgagttctgtgTGCGTAGCTGAATCTgactgtcactggaggtgaagatggggtcaagtgtgtgaggGTATGGTGACCAGTTGGATGAGGCCTATGCTGCTCATGTTCTCAAGGAAAGTGGTGGAGTTGGCATTGTTGATGTGGAATTTTAGGTCTCTGAGTAGGGTATAGTGGTTAGAGTCGATGGAAATAGGCGCTATGATATTGAGGATCATGTCAAAAAGGGCCGGtcgaggtcctgggggtctgtagacgagggtgccTATTTCTGTTGTCTTGGCATCGGATTGTAGCTGGAAATTGAGATGTGCCATGAGGGGGTTGGGTCGTCGCTGTTGGCCATGCATCGGATTGTGTtcttgaagatgatggcaatgttcctgccatgtttgttggtgctgtgttgagtcattttgtagccattgggtgttgcagtggaaatgTCAGGGTTCAAggagggttgagccaggtttcggtgatgaaggcCACGTCGGATGATAGGGAGGTGATTGTGTCCTAGATTTCCGTGGCATACTTGCAGAGTGATCGGAAGCTGAGCAGGATGCAATGGGGTGGTTCTGGGTTGTTCGTGGTCTTCAGTGAATTGGGCAGGGCCTCATAGCAGTGTCATGCAAGTAGCATTTGGTGCCTTGGAAGTGACATAAGATGTGGCATGGGCCAGAGCCTTCAAGCCTCGCTCACCACGAGTGACCCTCACATATTTACAGGTCGTGCTGAAGTCTCACTCACACCTGGCTGAATCTTATAAACAGGGGAAGGAGGGAGCTAGAACAAGAACTCCACATGTGACTGTGTtcagagaggggaggcaaggacttacctcctccaaaatttaggcagttggaccactggacagtctgggtcacttaggtccaccacctgtgttccaagggcaccatctgtgcccttcaaagcatttccagaggctgggggaggctactcctcttaggcccttaacacctatttccaaagggagagggtgtaacaccctctctcagaggaaattcattgttatgccttcctgggactgggctgcccaggccccagtagggcagaaacctgtctgagggttggcagcagcagtagctgcagagaaaaccccagagagctagtttggcagtacccggggtccatgctggtgccccagggatgcatgggattggcaccccaataccagatttggcttgggggacaattccatgatcttacacatgatacatggccatgttcgaagttaccattgtgaagctacacataggtattgacctatatgaagttcACACAtgcaatggtgtccccacactcacaaagtccaaggaaattgccctgaacaatgtgggggtaccttggctagtgccagggtgccctcacacttagtaactttgcacctaaccttcactaactgagggttagacatataggtgacttataagttacttaagtgcattgtaaaatggctgtgaaataacgtggacgttatttcactcaggctgcagtggcagccctgtgtacgaattgtctgagctccctatgggtggcaaaagaaatgctgcagcccataggaatctcctggaaccccaataccctaggtaccatatactagggaattataagggtgttccatgtgccaatcagaattggtgaaaatagtcactagcctgcggtgacaattttaaaagcagagagatcataaacagtgaggttctggttaggagagcctcagtgatacagttaggcaccacacagggaacacatatagggcacaagttatgagcactgcggtcttggctagcaggatcccagtgacacaggcaaaaactaacatacacacaagtaaaaaatggggtaatatgccaggcaagatggtactttcctacacacatggtAAGTTTTGtctatgacattcatagaaaacacacatccttacgtagggacattttcttagaacatcagctgttttattataaaaacacttccttgtcccttacacgtcagagggagattctagccagagaaccacaactgtgtgctgattgctAAATGCTTTGCTTGAGttacttatgcagacttcaggcctttgctcaggtatgggggatgttgtcttccaaggggaacctgaagggcagaattagagcttaacacgctgtgctctgttatagcttaggtaggaattagtccattgactctagtgacaatatggtagcgttatttctatgctttactctccttgtcccaattttaatcttgtcatgctgtatcgtcctggttactgcagaccatgctttgctatctaagatgcagtcgctttattaaagcattattgaaacctatactgcctcggtttgtcattgtgtatgtgagacctaatgtaactgagagaaactgatgagacctgagtgaccacggtttccgtgagaaatcaattatgtcatgcgcttggcttccCAACAcccctgcctttgggtagagatgaggcactgctagttagctggagcacctgtagtgggtcagactcagtctcccacaccgcaggcgatcctgcagctcaaaatccagtagtctcactagaataatgagagcctacgtgacatggctgGAATCTGGGGACTCACGCTGAGTCATTAGTGGAAGCTGGGGACCCGACACTaggaatttttgattttttgaaccacaaaactatatacaaaaaaacacaaaaacaagcatttagaaaacaaatacacaaacaaagaaatattttatttactgtgtaaaaaaaatgaaaaatcaacatttAAATTTTAATAGGAAGTTTGGAGCGTTTCTAACttaattgaggccactcatcatccatactatattctgtttgatgcacttgctctgctcccacaaatcaatcggaGGATAGCAACTTAATTTTTCACATTTACAGAAGGATTataaattttcagttgtacattttgtccctcattacaaccctggcggtcggtgttaaagtggcggtaataccaccaacaggtcagcggaaaaagaaatgggatttggaccctggcggttaccgccatccaagactgccactttaacacaccgaccaccaggatggtaaaggccgctgggctggagacttcggtctccagcccggtggccgtcacaatcccaccctcgggattacgacccggcctacagccatggttttcgtgccaaacttactgccatgaaaaccatggcggtaggcactatcagtgccagggaaacccttccctggcactaatggggtctctcccgccccacccttcccctccctctcctgccccccacacatatacacacctacATGTgctcccatatacacacatgcacacacacatacccaccaccacccacacatgcacacatacatacccacaccacGCAACtcacaccaacatagcttgtcacacacatgcattcacaacacacaacactcacaatcactcatttatGCATGCATCcaatgtgactcacacccgcataccaaaacatacacacacacacccacatacacacaacacccctacccccctctctggtcggagaacccgacttactttcttgcagggggtcctcctgcgGAGACGGTCCGCGgaactgctgtcagcagcagcatccgccagcaaaactgttttgttgccgtggcggtgctgctgtcagcagcgccgccttaccaccatctgctgccatgaccgtcggcggtgttccgccagcattctggcggaataccgtcggtgGTCATGAtatgcgtagacggctggtagccacggcagcagtatgttgccggccgtcgccgtggaggtaggcggtcaatacaggcaatgttgtaatgaggcccttagagccttttcttacatatactttattaatctctaaataatatttgattttctaagcagtcacagagcccctgagtaggcttcacagACCTCCACggttccctggaccacaggttaagaatcactgtcATTGAAAATCATTGCAGTATTCTctcttctaaaataaaaaaaatcactgaagaGTTGGCAGAATGTGAGTGAATGAATCAACCATTTATTTTAGAATTAATGTACATTAGTGTATATTGCATGAAATTGTTAAATCAGTATTACAGAAGAATACATCAATTACAAAAATGCATTTAACATTAGTTAATCTATTCATAAACAGTAGTAGGGAAACAAGGAACTGCTGCACCAAAAGTATAACTTACATCTCATGTCTAAAAACTAACTTAAAGGAATCAATAGTTTAAAACACCAATGGTTAAATGACACTTGCAAAAATATGTTCCAGTAGCTTCCTCCAACCTATGGATGACGTGAATTATTCAGCTAATTATGTTAATTTATGACATAAAACTCACATACTTAGACAATTCCTCACTAGTTTCAGTATATTTCATACACTTGGATCATGTGATATTAGGAGGAAAGTTATTACATATTTACAGTTTCTCACAATAGCATCATTTTCATTTTAAGGGCAACGATACATTGACAAAAGCAGCTTGCAAAATTCAATTCTGTTTTCTTGTTATCTGTCTCCTTGGAGTCACACAACTGGATTTGTGAGCGACTGTGTGCAGATTCGTATTCTGCACATCTGCACTGAAAGCTAGAGACAGATTTCTTATCAGTAAACAAACCATTTAAATTATTCAGACATCCTCACTGCTTACCTGTgataatgatctttctggtggatactcctaTCTGCCTGCAGATTCATCACCTGTAGAATACTCTCAGGCACCACTCTGGAAACTTCAAAGCTGTCACATCTCCGGTAGGGAGCGATGGTTCGCATCAGACCCATAAGTGGCGTCTGATGATGTTACCAAAGCCATATAGCGCACAAGCACATCAGTTTTCAACCATTTTATCCAAGCTTCAAGGCCAGCAGAATGACTAACATTCTGGGAGTGATGCAGTACCAAAATTAATTTGGGGCCTTATTAGCTCTCCCTATAACACATCCAACAAACGGCGAAGAGGATGGGTCAATGAGGAATCTGCAAGCAGATAGAGTATACCCCAGAAAGACTGTTACCGCAGCTTAGTAACCTTTTGTTCCGATGGACTTGGTTGAGGGTCGACGACAAGACAAGATTATGTCTATCACCTCCGGTGGCAGCTGCATGGAGTTTGGTTGTCCCgcctcaatctccaggcatgaaggagaAGGCCTTGGAAACTGGGTCCAGCACCATTCCCTCTGACTGGGAGAGAAGGTCTACTCTACATGGCAGCTTCCGAAGGGGACATTTGGTGAAGCGCTGACAGTGTTTATACCACACACCAGCTGGCCAATCAGGGGCAATGAGAAAGACTTGCAACTGGTCTTGGTGTAACTTCTGCAGAATCCAAGAAATCAAAAGAAATGTGTAGCACTGTTGAAAGTTCCACCTAAACTGGAACGTGGCCCCCAATACACCCATGAATGGATACTGGAGGGCACAGAACTTCTGCAACTGAGCATTTTCTGAAAACGCAAacaaatccacctgaggagtacccaaCCGGGTGAAGATGTCCTGGACTAATATCCATAGTGGATGTCACTCCTGGTCGGCAAGATAATACTTGCTGAGACTATCAGCTCTGAAATTCAGGGACACTCCGCTAGCTGGCCGGTGGTGATCCAAATCCCTTGGTGGTGCACCCAAGACCAGTCTCAATTCTTGCAGGCAAAAGAGATGAGACTGTATTCCCCCTAGCTTATTGACGTAGCGCATTACTGCGTAATTGTCTGCCAGGATCTGGATCGACCAACGTTGGGTGGAGGAGAAGGATGCATTAAGTGCcagccacattgcctgcagttccaaCAGAACCTGCTCTTTCAGAGACAAAAAAAAACTCTGATCACCAGACCCTCTAGGCGAGCTCCTCACCCTGAAGTAGCAGCATTCTTTACTACCGTAGCCACGGCTGAAGGGGTAGCAAAGGCCATTTTGCAACTCAGGTTCACCTCATTCCCCCACTCAAACACTTCTGCTGCAGCACTGGTGGAGATTATGATGGAGTCCAACAGATCCCCCCCGGTACTGTAGCCAATGCTCGCAGAGGCACCACTGTAGGGCCAACATTCACATGAGACTAGGAGAATGCAGGAACCCATCAGACCCAGGAGTCAGAGGTCTGACAGAACTGGGACTTTCGCACTATGATGGAAAGAAGCAATAATTTCCCCCAAATGTCTGCAATGCTCTGAGTGGAGGAAAGGCATGGGGAAGAgtggtgtccagtactgcccctataaagtGGAGTAGTTGGAAGGGTGTTGGGTGGGATTTTGGCTCATTTGTTGAGAAACTCAGGTCGAACAGTAGGGCTTCTCTTGACTGCAGATTGGGAGATATCACCTTTGCCGATCCAAGTCTCATTAGCAAGTCATCCAGGTACGGCTGGAAAAAAGGTGTGCCCAACCTTCGGAAATGGGTTATaagaactgccatcacctttgtgacaacTGGAGGTGCTGATGTTAACTCAAATGGGAGCACAACAAACTAGTAGTGCATAGAACCCACAACAAAACAAGATACCTCTGATGCAAATGCCGGATCAGGATGTAGAAGTACGTATCCTGCTGGTCGAGTGACACCATACAGTCTCCAGCTTCCAAAGATAGTAACACTTGAGCTAGGGCCTGCCTCTTGAACTTTTTCTTTTTGAGCTGTAGTGTGGTCAGAAGCGACGTCAACTGTGTATCTCGTCCCTGTCCCAGGCCATGAAGAGCCTTGCCTCATGTCCTTGATGCCCTTTGGGTACTTGCTCTGGCACTCGTGGCAGATGAAGTGAGGATCTTTTAGGTACACCTGTCTTTCCAAATCTTTACAGGGCCTGAACACTGATGTCATGGTACTGCACTTGTTGGAAACATTTCTGTGGGAAAACTCAAGACTATGAGACAGCAAGCTCCAGATCTGCACCAAAAGAGTAGAACAAAAGTAACTGATGTCCTTGTGCCGGTGTGAGCGCTATATTGCATCAGTGATGCCACTGGATGCCACTTTTGCCACTGATGCAAAGCCAGGCCCCCTACAGGTAATGTGGTAGCCTTTGATAACTCTACCACTATCTGTGTGTTTTTTCTTAACTTGCTAGCCAGCACTTCTATAATTTATGTATCATCACTTAGCATTTGAATGCCCCACATAATTGTAATGCTATCATCTTCTGCAATTCGTTGATGGCTATATAGGCTTGGTAATCGACTGAAGCTCTTTTCTTATTCACTGCACTTGGATAGTTTTTACtctttgtgtgtttgctgatgtgttTGTAGTTGTGATAAATGACTaaaactcttcacacattcactgcagttGTATGGTTTTTCCgcggtgtgtgttcgctgatgtttccgtaggtgtgataattactgaacctcttcacacattcactgcaatggtatggtttttccccagtgtgtgttcgctgatgtttccgtaggtgtgataattactgaagctcttcacacattcactgcaatggtatggtttttctccagtgtgtgttAGCTGATGCTTCCTTAATGTTGAAGATGCACTCAAACTACTTCCACACTCACTGCATTGGTAtggttttttgcctgtgtgtgttcgctgatggcaGATCTGATAGTTGACTGAATCTCTTCACACATTCATTACaatggtatggtttctcccctgtgtgtgttcgctgatggcaATGGAGGTGTGATAACCGACTAAAGCTTTTCATACATTCACTGCAGTTGTATGgtttttcctgtgtgtgtgtttgctgatgctgTTTTAGGTTTGATAAAAAACTGAAGCTCTTTTCACATTcattgcacttgaatggcttttctcctgtgtgtattcgctgatgaTTCCTTAATGTCCAAGAGTCACCAAAGTTACTAAAGCTCTTTCCACACTCACTGCAATGGCatggtttctctcctgtgtgtgttcgctgatgtattcGTAGGATTGCTAACTGACAGAAACTCTTtaaacattcactgcaatggtatagtTTTACCCcactgtgtgtttgctgatgtctttgcTTGCTTGATAATCGactaaaacattttgcacattcactgcatctgaatggcttttctcctgtgtgtctTTGCTGATGGTGCTGTAAAAGTGATGAGGAACTCAGGCTCTCACTGCATGTGTATGAATCTTCTTTCTTGGTTAGTGTCTCTGGGTCGGGTCTATATTTGTCTACATTCCATGACTGTGTTTTCTGATGGGCCAACATGGTTGTAAAGCACTTGTATTATTCTCACATTTCCTGTATTTGTTGGTATTAAGGATGTTTGATTTCCAATTTAAAAGTAAAATACAATGGTCACTAAATACTTACCATACTCATAATATGAGTAAGGCTTCCTTCCGAGAGATTTTGTATTGAGATTGGATAACAGTTTTAAATGCTTGTGGGTGAGGATTAATCCTCCTCATTTTGGTCGGTGCACTTGGAACAGTCCATTGTATTGTAGACAGCAGAACTCTGCTTTCCTTTACCCTTCAGTTGTTTTCTCCAGTCTGTTGTGCCTTTTTCAGGTTCCAATTTACAATACACCTACAGCACTGAATTAAGGCCTGTTATCATTTTACGAATCAGAGCACCGTGGTTATCACATCATACAGATCCTATGATTAAAGCTGGTGTTGGTCACTGTTTATTCAGGAGGTGGTTTGTCAGTGTTGTTGCCTTAATTTTCTA
It encodes the following:
- the LOC138286944 gene encoding oocyte zinc finger protein XlCOF26-like, which translates into the protein MLAHQKTQSWNVDKYRPDPETLTKKEDSYTCSESLSSSSLLQHHQQRHTGEKPFRCSECAKCFSRLSSKQRHQQTHSGVKLYHCSECLKSFCQLAILRIHQRTHTGEKPCHCSECGKSFSNFGDSWTLRNHQRIHTGEKPFKCNECEKSFSFLSNLKQHQQTHTQEKPYNCSECMKSFSRLSHLHCHQRTHTGEKPYHCNECVKRFSQLSDLPSANTHRQKTIPMQ